A stretch of the Thermodesulfovibrionales bacterium genome encodes the following:
- a CDS encoding YkgJ family cysteine cluster protein produces the protein MILNISAVEPVRYTGKARFKFRCHKDISCFTRCCSRIDIMLTPYDIVVMKNRLKISSSEFLERYTNMIVDEKSSLPCVFLRMDRDKKCPFVTPEGCSIYEDRPVNCRYYPVGHGIIKKAVDREIVNEEFYFFLKEDHCKGFLEYYEWTIEEWLKDQGVESYDDINREWRLFQLRRNGPGESIDTKKQSLFYLACYDMDRFRRFIFESGFLNHFDVPESRVELVREDEIELLKLGFDLVKYLLMIEETFNIRQK, from the coding sequence TTGATACTGAATATTTCAGCAGTTGAACCTGTTCGATACACTGGAAAGGCAAGGTTTAAGTTCAGATGTCATAAGGATATCTCATGCTTTACAAGATGCTGTAGCCGCATTGACATAATGCTTACACCCTACGACATCGTTGTGATGAAAAATAGATTAAAGATCAGCTCTTCAGAATTTCTTGAGAGATATACAAACATGATTGTTGATGAGAAATCGTCCCTGCCCTGCGTCTTTTTAAGGATGGACCGTGATAAAAAATGTCCCTTTGTTACCCCTGAAGGTTGCTCTATTTATGAGGATAGACCTGTGAACTGTCGATATTATCCGGTCGGGCACGGAATTATTAAAAAGGCAGTTGATAGGGAGATAGTTAATGAAGAGTTTTATTTTTTTCTTAAGGAGGACCACTGTAAGGGATTTCTTGAATACTATGAATGGACCATTGAAGAATGGTTAAAGGATCAGGGAGTTGAGAGCTATGATGATATTAACAGGGAATGGAGGCTCTTTCAGCTCAGGAGGAATGGACCTGGAGAGTCAATTGATACAAAAAAACAATCCCTTTTCTACCTCGCCTGTTACGATATGGATAGATTTAGAAGATTTATCTTTGAAAGCGGTTTTTTAAATCATTTTGATGTTCCTGAATCCCGTGTGGAACTTGTCAGAGAGGATGAAATCGAGCTCTTAAAACTGGGATTTGACCTTGTTAAATATCTCCTGATGATAGAGGAAACCTTTAACATTAGACAGAAATAG
- a CDS encoding PilZ domain-containing protein, whose product MIDRCLRICGGFDSCFIQTKKHIECLSDILINKAFGTSEILEQILKECNEPRMVSLLQEALRSTYEIMNWVKYLQIASDLKFTSEISKVSSNEKRRHLRYPVPEVIRRYINLTIDAEGKMIEGIITNISQQGLQFIIKEPLKPGKIYSLKISTIRTASKELILKIKVVYCKRNGVNFISGAFVAEMPDELSFNFFKNVLDLFYSISV is encoded by the coding sequence ATGATAGACAGATGTCTTAGAATATGTGGAGGATTTGATTCCTGCTTTATACAGACAAAAAAACATATCGAATGCCTGTCTGATATCCTTATAAATAAGGCCTTCGGCACATCAGAAATACTTGAGCAGATACTGAAGGAGTGCAATGAACCCAGGATGGTCTCTCTTCTGCAAGAAGCTCTCCGAAGCACCTATGAAATAATGAACTGGGTAAAATACCTGCAGATTGCTAGTGACCTGAAATTCACATCTGAGATTTCAAAAGTTTCCAGTAACGAAAAGCGAAGACATCTAAGATATCCTGTTCCAGAGGTTATAAGGAGATATATAAATCTTACAATTGATGCAGAAGGCAAGATGATTGAAGGCATCATAACAAATATAAGCCAGCAGGGTCTTCAATTTATAATCAAGGAGCCTCTGAAGCCTGGCAAAATTTACAGCTTAAAGATAAGCACTATAAGAACAGCAAGTAAGGAACTCATCCTTAAAATAAAAGTGGTTTACTGTAAAAGGAACGGGGTTAACTTTATTTCAGGAGCCTTTGTAGCTGAAATGCCTGATGAATTATCATTTAATTTCTTTAAGAATGTCCTTGACCTCTTTTATTCTATTTCTGTCTAA
- a CDS encoding ferredoxin:thioredoxin reductase: MPVTAEELYDILKKYAASQGIELNKDRDFTLEIISGLLKNEERYGYRSCPCRLATGIKERDEDIICPCRYRDDDIKEYGSCYCYLYVSREWNEGKIPHRIVPERRPVRR; this comes from the coding sequence GTGCCAGTGACTGCTGAAGAGCTTTATGATATATTAAAAAAATATGCAGCCAGTCAGGGCATAGAACTGAATAAGGACAGGGATTTTACCCTTGAGATTATAAGTGGATTATTAAAAAATGAAGAACGCTACGGTTACAGATCCTGTCCCTGCAGGCTCGCAACAGGGATTAAAGAAAGGGATGAAGATATAATCTGTCCGTGCAGATACAGGGATGATGACATAAAGGAATATGGCAGTTGTTACTGTTATCTTTATGTATCCAGGGAATGGAATGAGGGGAAAATTCCTCACAGGATCGTGCCGGAAAGAAGGCCTGTAAGGAGGTGA
- a CDS encoding glutaredoxin family protein yields the protein MKKITLFSLSTCPVCKKVKAFLDENNIHYELIEVDTLDSGEQWLMTKELMKYNPQATYPTLVVAEVIRGYDPEELKKRVLNLIRD from the coding sequence ATGAAGAAAATAACCCTCTTCAGCCTGAGTACCTGTCCTGTATGTAAAAAGGTGAAAGCATTTCTTGACGAAAATAATATCCACTACGAACTGATTGAGGTAGATACACTGGATAGCGGAGAACAATGGCTCATGACAAAGGAGCTAATGAAGTACAATCCCCAGGCAACCTATCCAACCCTTGTTGTGGCTGAAGTTATAAGGGGTTATGACCCGGAAGAGCTAAAAAAGCGAGTTCTTAATTTAATCAGAGACTGA
- the atpE gene encoding ATP synthase F0 subunit C, translating into MKRITVATLIALAVLYIMAPLAFAEEGAALNEAKLHYYAMAALGCAIGIGLAALGTGIGQGIGLSRACEGVARNPGVSGKIMTTLIIGLAMIESLAIYALVVVLIILFANPFKI; encoded by the coding sequence ATGAAAAGAATCACGGTAGCAACACTTATTGCTCTTGCAGTCCTTTATATCATGGCACCTCTGGCCTTTGCAGAAGAGGGAGCAGCTCTTAATGAGGCGAAACTCCATTACTATGCAATGGCAGCCCTTGGTTGTGCTATTGGAATAGGTCTAGCAGCTCTGGGTACAGGTATAGGTCAGGGCATCGGCCTTAGCAGGGCCTGTGAGGGTGTAGCAAGGAATCCAGGTGTATCAGGTAAGATAATGACCACGCTTATTATTGGTCTTGCCATGATAGAGTCCCTTGCTATCTATGCCCTTGTTGTAGTACTGATAATACTTTTTGCAAATCCCTTCAAAATATGA
- the atpB gene encoding F0F1 ATP synthase subunit A, with product MEAPLLIEIHGVPPYVTYSWLAMIILIAVALMIRSTLKLVPTGIQNFVEILVEELKKLAEENIGHHWAPRFFPLIGTLGLYILVCNFMGLIPGFESPTSNINTTASMAVPVFLATHYYGIRVHGIKYINHFLGPMKSIWALPLMIMMFVIEVIGHLARPVTLSVRLFGNMIAKHMILIILALLTPWIVPVAILGLGVLVSVIQAFVFVLLTTLYLAGAVEESH from the coding sequence GTGGAAGCACCTTTATTGATTGAGATTCATGGTGTCCCACCATATGTAACCTATTCATGGCTTGCAATGATAATACTGATTGCTGTAGCTTTAATGATAAGAAGTACCCTAAAGCTTGTTCCTACAGGAATACAGAATTTTGTAGAGATACTTGTTGAAGAATTAAAGAAACTTGCAGAAGAAAACATAGGCCATCACTGGGCACCGAGGTTTTTTCCTCTGATCGGTACTCTGGGCCTCTATATCCTTGTTTGTAATTTCATGGGTCTTATCCCCGGTTTTGAATCACCTACAAGTAATATAAACACAACAGCCTCTATGGCTGTTCCTGTTTTCCTAGCAACTCATTATTACGGTATAAGGGTTCATGGCATAAAATACATAAATCACTTTCTCGGTCCTATGAAAAGCATCTGGGCACTTCCGCTGATGATTATGATGTTCGTAATTGAAGTAATCGGCCATCTTGCAAGACCTGTTACGCTATCGGTCAGGTTGTTTGGAAATATGATAGCAAAACATATGATACTCATAATACTGGCTCTACTTACACCATGGATTGTGCCTGTTGCAATACTGGGACTTGGAGTTCTTGTGAGCGTAATACAGGCCTTTGTCTTTGTTCTTCTGACAACTCTTTATCTTGCTGGTGCTGTTGAGGAATCTCATTAA
- the feoB gene encoding ferrous iron transport protein B: MKESQRGRQKGGVYGRIALVGNPNVGKSVIFGLLTGRYATVSNYPGTTIEITSAPCYLNGKKYLIIDTPGINNLIPMSEDEKVTRDILLRDRPDAVIQIIDAKNLKRGLFITIQLAEMGIPLVVDLNMIDEARDRGILIDEKKLSDELGAPVVSTIASQKKGLSELKSATASPQVPSIMVNYGTIIEDALKELEMLLPDSSISKRSIGLMILSGDETLKGWLRASLSEKTLERIEEIRDRCAEKLKTDPGLIINAKRLALAESIGLGAIKRISAGSGGLAQLLGNLSMHPLWGLPVLGFVLFLLYEFVGIFGAGTLVDLLEEGLFGEYINPMFTKIVEFIIPLSLLREALVGEYGMITVAITYAIGIILPITTTFFIAFSILEDCGYLPRLAIMSNRLFKTMGLSGKAVLPMVLGLGCGTMAVMTTRILETNRERLLAAFLLALAVPCSAQLGVILGMLGSFSWKATLIWFFTVLSVLLLMGSIASRIVRGESSEFFMEIPPMRMPVLENVLIKTFNRVVWYLREAVPLFILGTFILFILHKIAILDWIKHIASPIVVNLLGLPEKTTEAFLLGFLRRDYGAAGLFDMSKEGILNPLQSLVSLITITLFVPCLAHFLMMVKEFGLRVAFMIVLVVFPSAILFGGLVNLVLRSLNISF, encoded by the coding sequence ATGAAGGAGAGTCAGAGAGGAAGACAAAAAGGTGGAGTATACGGAAGGATTGCCCTTGTGGGAAATCCAAATGTTGGCAAAAGCGTAATTTTCGGTCTTTTGACAGGAAGGTATGCCACTGTCTCAAATTATCCAGGTACAACCATAGAGATAACTTCTGCACCATGTTATCTAAACGGGAAGAAATATTTGATTATTGACACACCTGGTATCAACAATCTTATTCCCATGAGTGAGGATGAAAAGGTCACAAGAGATATACTGCTCAGGGACAGACCTGATGCTGTTATTCAGATTATTGATGCGAAAAATCTTAAAAGAGGGTTATTCATAACAATACAGCTTGCTGAGATGGGGATACCCCTAGTAGTTGATCTCAACATGATAGATGAAGCAAGGGACAGGGGGATTCTGATTGATGAGAAAAAACTGAGCGATGAACTTGGAGCACCTGTGGTTAGCACTATTGCCTCTCAGAAAAAGGGTCTTTCAGAGTTAAAATCTGCTACAGCCAGTCCGCAGGTGCCTTCAATTATGGTTAACTACGGAACTATTATTGAGGATGCCTTGAAAGAGTTAGAAATGCTATTGCCTGATTCTTCCATATCAAAGAGATCCATAGGCCTCATGATTCTTTCAGGTGATGAAACCCTTAAAGGCTGGCTGAGAGCGAGCCTTTCTGAAAAGACACTAGAGCGAATAGAGGAGATAAGGGACAGGTGCGCCGAGAAATTAAAAACAGATCCCGGGCTCATAATAAATGCAAAAAGGCTTGCCCTTGCAGAATCTATTGGACTTGGAGCCATAAAAAGAATTTCTGCAGGCTCAGGAGGATTAGCTCAGCTTCTTGGAAATTTAAGTATGCATCCATTATGGGGATTGCCGGTCCTTGGATTTGTGCTTTTTCTTCTTTATGAATTTGTAGGTATCTTTGGTGCTGGTACACTTGTTGATCTTCTCGAGGAAGGTCTTTTTGGAGAGTATATTAATCCTATGTTTACAAAAATTGTAGAGTTCATTATACCCTTAAGCCTATTAAGAGAGGCACTCGTTGGTGAATACGGAATGATAACAGTTGCTATAACCTATGCCATTGGCATTATTCTTCCAATAACCACCACATTCTTTATAGCCTTCTCAATACTTGAGGACTGCGGCTATCTTCCAAGGCTTGCTATCATGTCAAATAGATTGTTTAAAACTATGGGTCTGAGTGGAAAGGCAGTGCTTCCAATGGTCCTTGGCCTTGGCTGTGGCACTATGGCTGTAATGACAACAAGGATTCTCGAGACCAATCGCGAGAGACTTCTTGCTGCTTTTCTGCTTGCCCTTGCTGTGCCATGTTCCGCCCAGCTGGGAGTTATTCTTGGTATGCTCGGAAGTTTCTCCTGGAAAGCGACCCTTATATGGTTCTTTACAGTACTGAGTGTGCTTCTTCTTATGGGATCAATTGCCTCGAGGATTGTTCGAGGTGAGAGTTCAGAATTTTTTATGGAGATACCACCTATGAGGATGCCTGTTCTTGAGAATGTGCTTATAAAGACCTTTAACAGAGTAGTATGGTATCTCAGAGAGGCTGTCCCTCTTTTCATCTTGGGAACATTTATACTTTTTATATTGCACAAAATTGCTATTTTGGACTGGATAAAGCATATTGCATCACCCATTGTGGTAAATCTCCTTGGACTTCCTGAAAAGACCACTGAGGCCTTTTTGCTCGGCTTTCTCAGAAGGGACTATGGAGCAGCAGGTCTGTTTGACATGTCCAAGGAAGGGATTCTTAATCCTCTTCAGTCTCTTGTAAGCCTTATTACAATAACACTCTTTGTCCCCTGTCTTGCCCATTTTTTGATGATGGTAAAGGAATTTGGCCTGAGGGTTGCCTTTATGATTGTCCTTGTGGTTTTCCCAAGTGCAATACTCTTTGGAGGCCTTGTAAACCTGGTTTTGAGGAGTTTGAATATATCATTCTGA